Proteins from one Gaiella occulta genomic window:
- a CDS encoding glycosyltransferase family 4 protein — MRIAVDVSPLSHRRTGIGNYIRGSLAGLVAAAGASHEVVAFAPTSLAGPPRIRTALDGIAVRQLLWPLPASHAVRTAWSRLGHPCAERLLGRFDALQFTDWMYPPQRAGVRSTVIHDLVPLHYPELVTPRTRSMHTRKYENAARTCDVIFTNSRYTAADVSATLGVAADRIVVAPPGLAPGLTADGPAADRGRPYVLGIGTLEPRKNLRRLVEAWRLLDGELALVLAGGAGWGEREGLDDPGIQRLGYVTDDEVARLYRGAAVYVYPSLFEGFGMPIVEAMACGAPVVASAHPSLDEACGDAAVRVDPLDAEAIAAGIRDAVERREELVRLGLAHAAAFAWRTTGEIMLRAYEERT; from the coding sequence ATGAGAATCGCCGTCGACGTCTCGCCACTGTCGCATCGGCGCACCGGCATCGGCAACTACATCCGCGGCTCTCTGGCGGGCCTCGTCGCGGCTGCCGGCGCCAGCCACGAGGTCGTCGCCTTCGCACCCACGAGCCTCGCCGGGCCGCCGCGCATCCGGACGGCCCTCGACGGGATCGCCGTGCGGCAGCTGCTCTGGCCGCTGCCCGCGTCCCACGCCGTCCGTACCGCGTGGAGCCGTCTCGGCCATCCGTGCGCCGAGCGGCTTCTCGGGCGCTTCGACGCACTCCAGTTCACGGACTGGATGTACCCGCCGCAACGCGCGGGTGTGCGCTCGACCGTCATCCACGATCTCGTCCCGCTGCACTACCCGGAGCTCGTGACGCCGCGCACGCGCTCGATGCACACGCGCAAGTACGAGAACGCGGCACGGACCTGTGACGTGATCTTCACGAACTCCCGCTACACCGCCGCTGACGTGTCCGCCACGCTCGGGGTCGCGGCCGACAGGATCGTCGTGGCGCCTCCCGGCCTCGCGCCGGGCCTCACGGCGGACGGGCCGGCGGCCGACCGCGGCCGACCGTACGTGCTCGGGATCGGCACGCTCGAGCCGCGCAAGAACCTGCGCAGGCTCGTCGAGGCATGGCGCTTGCTCGACGGCGAGCTCGCTCTCGTGCTCGCCGGCGGCGCCGGCTGGGGCGAGCGGGAGGGACTCGACGACCCGGGCATCCAGCGTCTCGGCTACGTCACAGACGACGAGGTCGCCCGCCTCTACCGCGGCGCCGCCGTCTACGTCTACCCGTCGCTGTTCGAGGGCTTCGGGATGCCGATCGTCGAGGCGATGGCCTGTGGCGCGCCGGTCGTCGCGTCGGCGCATCCGTCGCTGGACGAGGCGTGCGGCGACGCGGCGGTGCGCGTCGACCCGCTCGATGCGGAGGCGATCGCCGCCGGGATCCGCGACGCGGTCGAACGGCGAGAGGAGCTCGTCCGGCTCGGCCTCGCCCACGCGGCGGCGTTCGCCTGGAGGACGACCGGCGAGATCATGCTTCGTGCCTACGAGGAGCGGACGTGA
- a CDS encoding glycosyltransferase family 39 protein, whose translation MGAELALRLRAVPPWMWLAAIVAASFGIRAWLARGMMSPFIVVDEIIYSELARSFAAGGDFLVRGVPTSGYGIVYPVLISPAYALFDALPSAYGAVKTINSLLMSLAAIPSYLLARRMLPVGLSLLAAVLAVGLPSLVYTATVMTENAFYPLFLLLVWLLVRMLERPSAGAQAALLLVLAIAFETRVQALALVPAILAAPALLVLFERLPLRSGLRPYRLVYALLVGGGIALVLLEVVRGRSPRELLGAYGGVGDGSYPLGPVLRYAAWHLEELTLYMGVLPLAASIVLVGLVRRQPRPVQAFVAAALPAALFMTVAVAAFVWENIPTRIQERNLFVIVPLFVLATLVWVHRGAPRPPALALPAAVLAVAMPLFFPYPRFIETGAISDALALLPIWAMFGHLLFDSIDWTIFAASAAAGLLFLLVPVRYALAVPLVVLAWWVAAMKPIWFGPYPYGFKQAGAGALFQGIRVPDRDWIDAALPAGATAAAVWTGSPDRFVVNVNEFFNRKLARVYYTGAPTPGNLPETKLDFDPATRAFTLAGGTPFAPRYVLVDNSIDPGGEIVARDGERGMTLWRLDGPFASVSRVEGLYPNDTWSGETVVYTRGRCRGGTVAVGIWTDPGLFKEPQVVTATQNGRVTGRFTVDPTGRRGTFRVRLEPVDGRCRVEYAVSPTANPAVVLGNGDDRVLGAHFDGFVLER comes from the coding sequence TTGGGCGCTGAGCTCGCGCTCAGGCTGCGCGCCGTACCGCCGTGGATGTGGCTCGCCGCGATCGTCGCCGCGTCGTTCGGCATCCGTGCGTGGCTGGCGCGCGGGATGATGTCCCCGTTCATCGTCGTCGACGAGATCATCTACTCGGAGCTCGCGCGCAGCTTCGCGGCCGGCGGCGACTTCCTCGTCCGCGGTGTGCCCACGAGCGGCTACGGGATCGTCTACCCGGTTCTCATCAGCCCGGCCTACGCGCTGTTCGACGCGCTCCCGAGCGCGTACGGCGCCGTGAAGACGATCAACAGCCTGCTCATGTCGCTGGCGGCGATCCCGTCCTACCTGCTCGCGCGGCGGATGCTTCCCGTCGGGCTCTCGCTCCTCGCCGCCGTGCTCGCCGTCGGGCTGCCGTCGCTCGTGTACACGGCCACGGTGATGACCGAGAACGCGTTCTACCCGCTGTTCCTCCTTCTCGTCTGGCTGCTCGTGCGCATGCTCGAGCGTCCGAGCGCCGGCGCTCAGGCCGCGCTGCTGCTCGTGCTCGCGATCGCCTTCGAGACACGGGTGCAGGCGCTCGCCCTCGTACCCGCCATTCTCGCCGCGCCGGCGCTGCTCGTCCTGTTCGAGCGGCTCCCGCTTCGCTCGGGGCTGCGTCCGTACCGGCTCGTGTACGCGCTGCTCGTCGGCGGCGGGATCGCCCTCGTCCTGCTCGAGGTCGTGCGCGGCCGCTCGCCGCGGGAGCTGCTCGGAGCCTACGGAGGCGTCGGCGACGGCAGCTATCCGCTCGGCCCGGTGCTGCGGTACGCGGCGTGGCACCTGGAGGAGCTGACCCTGTACATGGGCGTGTTGCCGCTCGCCGCATCGATCGTGCTCGTCGGCCTCGTCCGGCGGCAGCCGCGGCCGGTGCAGGCGTTCGTCGCGGCGGCGCTCCCGGCTGCGCTGTTCATGACGGTCGCGGTCGCGGCGTTCGTCTGGGAGAACATCCCGACCCGCATCCAGGAGCGGAACCTGTTCGTGATCGTGCCGCTGTTCGTGCTCGCGACGCTCGTCTGGGTGCACCGCGGCGCTCCGCGGCCGCCCGCTCTCGCGCTGCCCGCCGCCGTGCTCGCGGTCGCGATGCCGCTGTTCTTCCCGTACCCGCGCTTCATCGAGACGGGGGCGATCTCCGATGCGCTGGCCCTGCTCCCGATCTGGGCGATGTTCGGGCACCTGCTGTTCGACTCGATCGACTGGACCATTTTCGCCGCGTCCGCCGCCGCCGGCCTGCTCTTCCTGCTCGTGCCGGTGCGCTACGCCCTCGCGGTGCCTCTCGTCGTCCTCGCCTGGTGGGTTGCGGCGATGAAGCCGATCTGGTTCGGGCCGTATCCATACGGCTTCAAGCAGGCGGGCGCCGGGGCCCTCTTCCAGGGCATCCGCGTGCCCGACCGCGACTGGATCGACGCCGCCCTGCCCGCGGGCGCGACGGCGGCCGCGGTGTGGACGGGCAGCCCCGACCGGTTCGTGGTCAACGTCAACGAGTTCTTCAACCGCAAGCTCGCGCGCGTCTACTACACGGGCGCGCCGACGCCCGGCAACCTGCCCGAGACGAAGCTCGACTTCGACCCGGCGACGCGAGCATTCACGCTCGCGGGCGGTACGCCGTTCGCACCCAGGTACGTGCTCGTCGACAACTCGATCGACCCGGGCGGCGAGATCGTGGCCCGCGACGGGGAGCGCGGGATGACGCTCTGGCGGCTCGACGGGCCGTTCGCCTCGGTCTCGCGGGTCGAGGGCCTGTACCCGAACGACACCTGGTCGGGCGAGACGGTGGTGTACACGCGCGGGCGCTGTCGCGGCGGCACGGTCGCGGTCGGGATCTGGACCGATCCGGGTCTCTTCAAGGAGCCGCAGGTCGTGACGGCGACGCAGAACGGGCGCGTCACGGGCCGATTCACCGTCGACCCCACGGGGCGCCGCGGCACCTTCCGCGTGCGGCTCGAGCCGGTCGACGGGCGATGCCGTGTCGAGTACGCGGTATCGCCGACGGCGAACCCCGCCGTCGTGCTCGGCAACGGCGACGACCGCGTGCTGGGCGCCCACTTCGACGGCTTCGTCCTCGAGCGATGA